Proteins from a single region of Enoplosus armatus isolate fEnoArm2 chromosome 6, fEnoArm2.hap1, whole genome shotgun sequence:
- the apba2a gene encoding amyloid-beta A4 precursor protein-binding family A member 2 isoform X2, whose amino-acid sequence MSCEPSPEDMEDTCSEYDNVGSDVEQDYDQVLHLNREGVVDMRYYKQYCPEDGGYIKHAVGDNINENSSAVEQFAPRPHHGTDISEGSQSDAKPHKMTRRFRSHCAPTAGDAAERDVEKGQENRFFFSDGDEIEEVLDGAKFIEDLEETENSVQTLYQDNENERIRKGGDEREREDDTRVARNHNIPGASKKCESSHMGSKERERQGKGRGRRGTGEDIQHVVSGIKGWTTNSTEQHPKTASKDCKKAAVRTKARSGSSKQHPPPPPRRSHAESPTDTQKPQPRRETPPVPRPSPSSADSRESEHRVIKPSLAPHHTPEHQREPLEERQRRPEKPQQPSTPVIPEEVPEQPRGPQCPELVPAEESNTPKKTQEAAAFPSFEDVPGPCEPEDLIDGIIFAANYLGCTQMLSDKNPSKSVRMSQAHEAVSRIKSQDEDSQMMTEVDLFISTKAVKVLNADTQDTMMDSALRTISYIADIGSIVVLMARRRMSQASSEDFSPTESPDSSEGKNQYRMICYVFESEDAQLIAQSIGQAFSVAYREFLRANGINPTDLSQKQYSDIINSQEMYHDDLVHFSNSDNCKELYVEKQKGESLGVVIVESGWGSILPTVILASMLNSGPAARSGKLSVGDQIMSINDTSLVGLPLATCQGIIKGLKNQVKVKLSIVSCPPVTTVLIKRPDLKFQLGFSVQNGIICSLMRGGIAERGGVRVGHRIIEINGQSVVAMAHEKIVQTLSVSVGEINMKTMPAVMFRLLTGQETPIYI is encoded by the exons ATGAGTTGTGAACCCAGTCCTGAGGACATGGAGGACACCTGCTCTGAGTACGACAACGTGGGCTCTGATGTCGAGCAGGACTATGATCAGGTGCTGCATTTAAACAGAGAGGGCGTTGTGGACATGAGGTACTACAAACAGTACTGTCCTGAGGATGGTGGCTATATAAAGCATGCAGTAGGTGATAATATTAATGAGAACAGCAGTGCTGTTGAGCAGTTTGCTCCCAGGCCTCATCATGGCACAGATATAAGTGAGGGATCACAATCAGACGCTAAGCCTCACAAGATGACCCGTCGCTTTAGGTCGCATTGTGCTCCGACTGCTGGGGATGCAGCAGAGAGGGATGTGGAAAAGGGCCAGGAGAACAGGTTCTTCTTCAGTGACGGAGATGAGATAGAAGAGGTCCTGGATGGGGCCAAATTTATAGAGGATTTagaggagacagagaacagTGTTCAAACCCTTTATCAGGACAATGAGAATGAGAGAATTAGAAAGGGAGGTgatgaaagggaaagagaagatGACACTCGAGTCGCAAGAAACCATAATATCCCAGGAGCCAGTAAGAAGTGTGAGTCGTCTCACATGGGttcaaaggagagagagaggcaaggTAAAGGacgagggaggagggggacagGAGAGGACATTCAGCATGTTGTCTCTGGGATCAAAGGATGGACGACCAACAGCACTGAACAGCATCCAAAGACAGCGTCAAAGGACTGCAAAAAAGCTGCTGTGAGGACCAAAGCTAGGTCTGGTTCCAGTAAGcaacatcctcctccaccacctcgtCGCTCCCATGCTGAGTCGCCTACCGACACCCAGAAGCCCCAGCCTCGTAGAGAGACTCCTCCTGTTCCCAGACCCAGTCCCTCCTCTGCTGACAGCCGAGAGAGCGAACACAGGGTTATCAAACCGTCCCTGGCTCCTCATCACACACCGGAGCATCAGAGGGAGCCCCttgaggagaggcagagacggCCAGAGAAACCTCAGCAG CCAAGCACACCTGTGATACCTGAGGAGGTGCCGGAGCAGCCAAGGGGCCCTCAGTGTCCAGAGCTCGTCCCTGCGGAGGAGAGCAACACACCCAAG aaaacacaggaagctgctgctttCCCCAGCTTTGAGGATG TCCCAGGCCCCTGTGAGCCAGAAGATCTTATTGATGGGATCATCTTTGCTGCTAACTACCTTGGCTGCACTCAGATGTTGTCTGATAAAAATCCATCCAAGTCAGTCCGCATGTCCCAGGCCCATGAAGCTGTCAGTCGTATCAAG agcCAAGATGAAGACTCTCAAATGATGACAGAAGTGGACCTGTTTATCTCCACTAAAGCTGTCAAAGTGCTGAATGCTGACACGCAG GACACAATGATGGACAGTGCCTTGCGTACTATCTCCTATATCGCCGACATTGGCAGTATTGTGGTTCTGATGGCACGGAGGCGCATGTCTCAGGCCTCATCGGAGGATTTCTCCCCGACAGAATCTCCCGACTCCAGCGAAGGGAAGAATCAGTACAGGATGATCTGCTATGTCTTTGAGTCAGAGGAT GCGCAGCTCATTGCACAGTCCATCGGTCAGGCGTTTAGCGTGGCTTACAGGGAATTCCTGCGAGCCAATGGCATCAACCCGACCGACTTGAGCCAGAAACAatacagtgacatcatcaactCCCAGGAAATGTACCACGACGACCTCGTCCATTTCTCAAACTCAGACAACTGTAAAGAG CTGTATGTGGAGAAGCAGAAAGGGGAGAGCCTCGGTGTGGTGATCGTGGAGTCTGGTTGGGGCTCCATTCTGCCCACCGTCATCCTGGCTAGTATGCTGAACAGTGGCCCTGCAGCTCGCTCTGGAAAACTCAGCGTTGGGGACCAGATTATGTCCATCAATGACACGAGCCTGGTGGGGCTGCCACTTGCCACCTGCCAGGGCATCATCAAG GGTCTGAAGAATCAGGTGAAGGTAAAGCTGAGTATTGTGAGCTGCCCTCCTGTCACCACTGTCCTCATCAAGAGACCGGATCTCAAGTTCCAGCTTGGTTTCAGTGTGCAGAATGGCATT ATCTGCAGTCTGATGCGAGGTGGCATAGCTGAGCGAGGTGGCGTTCGCGTTGGACACAGAATCATTGAAATAAATGGTCAGAgtgttgttgccatggcacACGAGAAGATTGTTCAAaccctgtctgtctcagtgGGTGAG
- the apba2a gene encoding amyloid-beta A4 precursor protein-binding family A member 2 isoform X1, translating into MAHGKRPGTISKILAASPPPCPGPELTKQSQEEQRGLVKEASEQPPYTLKDDNNDQVTPPVPVNHYYMSCEPSPEDMEDTCSEYDNVGSDVEQDYDQVLHLNREGVVDMRYYKQYCPEDGGYIKHAVGDNINENSSAVEQFAPRPHHGTDISEGSQSDAKPHKMTRRFRSHCAPTAGDAAERDVEKGQENRFFFSDGDEIEEVLDGAKFIEDLEETENSVQTLYQDNENERIRKGGDEREREDDTRVARNHNIPGASKKCESSHMGSKERERQGKGRGRRGTGEDIQHVVSGIKGWTTNSTEQHPKTASKDCKKAAVRTKARSGSSKQHPPPPPRRSHAESPTDTQKPQPRRETPPVPRPSPSSADSRESEHRVIKPSLAPHHTPEHQREPLEERQRRPEKPQQGEKPSTPVIPEEVPEQPRGPQCPELVPAEESNTPKKTQEAAAFPSFEDVPGPCEPEDLIDGIIFAANYLGCTQMLSDKNPSKSVRMSQAHEAVSRIKSQDEDSQMMTEVDLFISTKAVKVLNADTQDTMMDSALRTISYIADIGSIVVLMARRRMSQASSEDFSPTESPDSSEGKNQYRMICYVFESEDAQLIAQSIGQAFSVAYREFLRANGINPTDLSQKQYSDIINSQEMYHDDLVHFSNSDNCKELYVEKQKGESLGVVIVESGWGSILPTVILASMLNSGPAARSGKLSVGDQIMSINDTSLVGLPLATCQGIIKGLKNQVKVKLSIVSCPPVTTVLIKRPDLKFQLGFSVQNGIICSLMRGGIAERGGVRVGHRIIEINGQSVVAMAHEKIVQTLSVSVGEINMKTMPAVMFRLLTGQETPIYI; encoded by the exons ATGGCTCATGGAAAAAGGCCAGGAACCATTTCCAAAATATTGGCTGCCAGCCCTCCACCGTGCCCCGGTCCAGAACTCACTAAACAGAGCCAAGAAGAGCAGCGAGGTTTGGTGAAGGAGGCATCTGAGCAACCACCGTATACCTTGAAGGATGACAACAATGACCAGGTgactcctcctgtccctgtaaACCACTATTACATGAGTTGTGAACCCAGTCCTGAGGACATGGAGGACACCTGCTCTGAGTACGACAACGTGGGCTCTGATGTCGAGCAGGACTATGATCAGGTGCTGCATTTAAACAGAGAGGGCGTTGTGGACATGAGGTACTACAAACAGTACTGTCCTGAGGATGGTGGCTATATAAAGCATGCAGTAGGTGATAATATTAATGAGAACAGCAGTGCTGTTGAGCAGTTTGCTCCCAGGCCTCATCATGGCACAGATATAAGTGAGGGATCACAATCAGACGCTAAGCCTCACAAGATGACCCGTCGCTTTAGGTCGCATTGTGCTCCGACTGCTGGGGATGCAGCAGAGAGGGATGTGGAAAAGGGCCAGGAGAACAGGTTCTTCTTCAGTGACGGAGATGAGATAGAAGAGGTCCTGGATGGGGCCAAATTTATAGAGGATTTagaggagacagagaacagTGTTCAAACCCTTTATCAGGACAATGAGAATGAGAGAATTAGAAAGGGAGGTgatgaaagggaaagagaagatGACACTCGAGTCGCAAGAAACCATAATATCCCAGGAGCCAGTAAGAAGTGTGAGTCGTCTCACATGGGttcaaaggagagagagaggcaaggTAAAGGacgagggaggagggggacagGAGAGGACATTCAGCATGTTGTCTCTGGGATCAAAGGATGGACGACCAACAGCACTGAACAGCATCCAAAGACAGCGTCAAAGGACTGCAAAAAAGCTGCTGTGAGGACCAAAGCTAGGTCTGGTTCCAGTAAGcaacatcctcctccaccacctcgtCGCTCCCATGCTGAGTCGCCTACCGACACCCAGAAGCCCCAGCCTCGTAGAGAGACTCCTCCTGTTCCCAGACCCAGTCCCTCCTCTGCTGACAGCCGAGAGAGCGAACACAGGGTTATCAAACCGTCCCTGGCTCCTCATCACACACCGGAGCATCAGAGGGAGCCCCttgaggagaggcagagacggCCAGAGAAACCTCAGCAG GGTGAGAAGCCAAGCACACCTGTGATACCTGAGGAGGTGCCGGAGCAGCCAAGGGGCCCTCAGTGTCCAGAGCTCGTCCCTGCGGAGGAGAGCAACACACCCAAG aaaacacaggaagctgctgctttCCCCAGCTTTGAGGATG TCCCAGGCCCCTGTGAGCCAGAAGATCTTATTGATGGGATCATCTTTGCTGCTAACTACCTTGGCTGCACTCAGATGTTGTCTGATAAAAATCCATCCAAGTCAGTCCGCATGTCCCAGGCCCATGAAGCTGTCAGTCGTATCAAG agcCAAGATGAAGACTCTCAAATGATGACAGAAGTGGACCTGTTTATCTCCACTAAAGCTGTCAAAGTGCTGAATGCTGACACGCAG GACACAATGATGGACAGTGCCTTGCGTACTATCTCCTATATCGCCGACATTGGCAGTATTGTGGTTCTGATGGCACGGAGGCGCATGTCTCAGGCCTCATCGGAGGATTTCTCCCCGACAGAATCTCCCGACTCCAGCGAAGGGAAGAATCAGTACAGGATGATCTGCTATGTCTTTGAGTCAGAGGAT GCGCAGCTCATTGCACAGTCCATCGGTCAGGCGTTTAGCGTGGCTTACAGGGAATTCCTGCGAGCCAATGGCATCAACCCGACCGACTTGAGCCAGAAACAatacagtgacatcatcaactCCCAGGAAATGTACCACGACGACCTCGTCCATTTCTCAAACTCAGACAACTGTAAAGAG CTGTATGTGGAGAAGCAGAAAGGGGAGAGCCTCGGTGTGGTGATCGTGGAGTCTGGTTGGGGCTCCATTCTGCCCACCGTCATCCTGGCTAGTATGCTGAACAGTGGCCCTGCAGCTCGCTCTGGAAAACTCAGCGTTGGGGACCAGATTATGTCCATCAATGACACGAGCCTGGTGGGGCTGCCACTTGCCACCTGCCAGGGCATCATCAAG GGTCTGAAGAATCAGGTGAAGGTAAAGCTGAGTATTGTGAGCTGCCCTCCTGTCACCACTGTCCTCATCAAGAGACCGGATCTCAAGTTCCAGCTTGGTTTCAGTGTGCAGAATGGCATT ATCTGCAGTCTGATGCGAGGTGGCATAGCTGAGCGAGGTGGCGTTCGCGTTGGACACAGAATCATTGAAATAAATGGTCAGAgtgttgttgccatggcacACGAGAAGATTGTTCAAaccctgtctgtctcagtgGGTGAG